A genome region from Winogradskyella helgolandensis includes the following:
- a CDS encoding DEAD/DEAH box helicase, giving the protein MPDIVHVKYQQTGKSKSTNEYGMREMQQKAFEARTAQYLLIKAPPASGKSRALMFIGLDKLINQDIKKVIVAVPERSIGSSFAKTELKKYGYFADWEPNPRYNLCTPGLEKSKVTAFLNFLESDEKILICTHATLRFAFDAIDEKQLNDCLLAIDEFHHVSVDGDNKLGIVLSSIMDKSTAHVVAMTGSFFRGDSVPILLPEDEAKFTKVKYDYYQQLNGYNYLKSLGIGYHFYQGRYTSAIHEVLDENKKTIIHIPSVNSGESEKDKYEEVNRIVDGLGELDYQDPDTGVLYVISKATGKTLKIADLVHDNQKDRDKIQEYLRNVTSVDDIDIIIALGMAKEGFDWPYCEHALTVGYRGSLTEIIQIIGRATRDSENKSHSQFTNLIAQPDAEDDLVKLSVNNMLKAITASLLMEQVLAPNFKFKPKFPDEEEEDDSEDDENTIKINGFKLPSSQRAKDIIESDINDLKAKIMQDDTMLKAMPGNVDPEVINKVLIPKIIKETYPDLSDEEVEAVRQHIVVDSVIKNGTIEEVGDKRFIRMADSFVNIDDINIDLIDTINPFQKAFEILSKSVTASVFKAIQETIDATRITMTDEEAIILWPKIKNWIAKTGEQPSIQSFDPQERRLAEAIIFLKEQKRKAQANE; this is encoded by the coding sequence ATGCCAGATATAGTACACGTAAAATACCAACAAACAGGTAAAAGTAAAAGTACCAATGAATATGGTATGAGAGAAATGCAACAGAAAGCATTTGAGGCTCGTACTGCTCAATATTTATTAATTAAAGCACCGCCAGCTTCTGGTAAATCTCGTGCCTTAATGTTTATAGGTTTAGATAAATTAATAAATCAAGATATTAAAAAAGTAATTGTAGCAGTTCCCGAAAGGTCTATTGGTAGTTCGTTTGCTAAAACAGAATTAAAGAAATATGGTTATTTTGCGGATTGGGAACCTAATCCAAGATATAATTTATGTACACCTGGTTTAGAAAAAAGTAAAGTAACAGCATTTTTAAACTTTTTAGAAAGTGATGAAAAAATACTAATCTGTACACATGCTACTTTACGTTTTGCATTTGATGCCATAGACGAAAAACAACTCAATGATTGTTTATTAGCAATAGATGAATTTCATCACGTATCGGTAGATGGGGATAACAAGTTAGGTATTGTACTAAGTAGTATAATGGATAAATCTACTGCTCACGTAGTAGCAATGACAGGTTCTTTCTTTAGAGGAGATTCTGTACCCATTTTATTACCAGAAGATGAAGCTAAATTCACAAAAGTTAAGTACGATTATTACCAACAATTAAATGGTTATAATTATTTAAAGTCTTTAGGTATTGGCTATCATTTTTATCAAGGTAGATATACATCAGCTATTCACGAAGTATTAGATGAAAACAAAAAGACAATAATTCATATACCAAGTGTAAATTCAGGGGAATCTGAAAAAGATAAATACGAAGAAGTGAATAGAATTGTTGACGGTTTAGGTGAGTTGGATTATCAAGACCCAGATACAGGTGTTTTATATGTAATAAGTAAGGCTACAGGTAAAACGCTAAAGATTGCAGATTTAGTCCACGATAACCAAAAGGATAGAGATAAAATACAAGAGTATTTGCGTAATGTAACAAGTGTAGATGATATAGATATTATCATAGCATTAGGTATGGCAAAAGAAGGGTTTGATTGGCCATATTGCGAACACGCTTTAACTGTTGGTTATAGAGGTTCATTAACAGAAATTATTCAAATTATAGGTAGAGCAACAAGAGATAGTGAAAACAAATCACATTCTCAGTTTACCAATTTAATAGCACAACCGGATGCAGAAGATGATTTAGTAAAATTATCAGTAAATAATATGCTAAAAGCTATTACTGCGTCATTGTTAATGGAGCAAGTGTTAGCACCTAATTTTAAATTTAAACCAAAATTTCCAGACGAAGAAGAAGAGGATGATTCAGAGGATGATGAAAATACTATAAAAATAAATGGCTTTAAGTTACCAAGTTCACAAAGAGCAAAAGATATTATTGAAAGTGATATTAATGACTTAAAAGCAAAAATAATGCAAGATGATACAATGCTAAAGGCAATGCCTGGTAATGTAGACCCAGAAGTCATTAATAAAGTATTAATACCAAAAATTATTAAAGAAACCTATCCAGACTTATCTGATGAAGAAGTAGAAGCTGTACGTCAACATATTGTGGTAGATTCTGTAATAAAAAACGGTACTATTGAAGAAGTAGGAGATAAACGCTTTATTCGTATGGCAGATAGTTTTGTAAATATTGATGATATAAATATAGATTTAATAGATACAATCAATCCATTTCAAAAGGCATTTGAAATATTATCTAAATCGGTAACAGCATCAGTATTTAAAGCAATCCAAGAAACTATTGATGCTACAAGAATAACAATGACTGATGAGGAAGCAATT
- a CDS encoding class I SAM-dependent DNA methyltransferase: MNASQIEKNVIALVENFNKEEFVFDLLKAYGISKTSITRLKKGDFNLSKVDGEVLYKSKMLFKEVESGTLLNTIDELTKDTDSLKHNPRFVIVTDYKTLLAKDIRTGLALDTPILEIHKHFGFFLPWAGQEKYAQKNENYADRKASYKMAKLYGILVTENPNIYDDGGHNLNIFLSRLLFCFFAEDTDIFPIEGMFTDTLEQHTQKDGSDAHTFLDRLFKVLNTEDNSKEADPFNKFPYVNGGLFGGKSFSSPIFNKEARKIIIECGDLDWSEINPDIFGSMIQAVVNPAYRSGLGMHYTSVPNIMKVIEPLFLNELNEEFEKHFNDVKKLNKLINRIAKIKVFDPACGSGNFLIIAYKQLRRLEIKILARIYEVNHQLNLGFPDVYTKIKLSQFYGIELDDFAHEMAILSLWLAEHQMNKEFVSELHDYGKAEDILPLKEAGNITQGNATRLNWEDTCPKSEDDEIYIFGNPPYLGYSRQDEHQKEDMKIVFSSIKNYKKLDYIACWFFKAADYIQNTKNLFAFVSTNSISQGEQVSILWPSIFNKNLEISFAHQSFKWTNNAKGNAGVSVIVIGVTRCTKQLKKIYLDNNYILSDSINAYLAPGRNVFVQPQKKTLSKLPLMMQGCAPTDDGNLIFSENEKDRLIEKHPEISELFRSFLGANEFMKGQKRYCLWINEENKELAYSIPEISERFEKCKIFRLKSKKLATNRKAETPHEFDENRHQETDSIVIPKTGSERRNYIPIGFLNSETIVSNATRVIYDAEFWLFGLISSRMHIVWVKAVAGRLKNDMQYSVTLCYNTFPFPEINQKQKEQINLHVFEVLEEREKHSGKTLAQLYDPDKMPKGLREAHHQLDLAIERCYRLKPFESDTERLEYLFKEYEKMINKNTLLEKPKRTRKNNT; the protein is encoded by the coding sequence ATGAACGCATCTCAAATAGAGAAAAACGTAATAGCATTAGTTGAAAACTTCAATAAAGAAGAATTTGTATTCGACTTACTGAAAGCTTACGGTATTTCTAAAACATCAATAACACGTTTAAAAAAAGGAGACTTTAATTTATCTAAAGTTGATGGAGAAGTACTTTATAAAAGTAAAATGCTTTTTAAAGAAGTAGAATCTGGTACTTTATTAAATACTATTGACGAATTAACTAAAGATACAGATTCATTAAAACACAATCCAAGATTTGTAATTGTAACAGATTATAAAACATTATTAGCAAAAGATATAAGAACAGGCTTAGCGTTAGATACACCTATTCTCGAAATTCATAAACATTTTGGTTTCTTTCTACCTTGGGCAGGTCAAGAAAAATATGCTCAAAAAAATGAGAATTATGCAGATAGAAAAGCGTCATACAAAATGGCGAAGCTCTATGGTATATTAGTTACTGAAAACCCAAACATATACGATGATGGTGGTCATAATTTAAATATATTCCTATCTCGTTTATTATTTTGTTTTTTTGCAGAAGACACAGATATTTTTCCAATTGAGGGAATGTTTACAGATACATTAGAGCAACATACTCAAAAAGATGGAAGCGATGCACATACATTTTTAGATAGGCTTTTTAAAGTTTTAAACACAGAAGACAATAGTAAAGAGGCAGATCCTTTTAATAAATTCCCATATGTAAATGGCGGTTTGTTTGGTGGTAAATCTTTTAGCTCACCAATTTTTAATAAAGAAGCACGAAAAATAATTATTGAGTGTGGCGATTTAGATTGGAGCGAAATCAATCCAGATATTTTTGGTTCTATGATACAGGCAGTAGTAAATCCTGCATATCGTAGTGGTTTAGGGATGCATTATACTTCTGTGCCTAATATTATGAAGGTAATAGAACCTTTATTTTTAAATGAATTAAACGAAGAATTTGAAAAGCATTTTAATGATGTAAAAAAACTAAATAAACTCATTAACAGAATTGCAAAAATTAAAGTGTTTGATCCTGCTTGTGGTAGTGGTAATTTTTTAATTATTGCTTATAAACAATTAAGGCGATTAGAAATAAAGATTTTAGCAAGAATCTATGAAGTTAATCATCAGCTTAATTTAGGTTTTCCTGATGTATATACTAAAATTAAACTCTCTCAATTTTATGGTATAGAATTAGACGATTTTGCACACGAAATGGCAATTTTATCTTTATGGTTAGCAGAACACCAAATGAATAAAGAGTTTGTTAGTGAACTTCACGATTATGGTAAAGCGGAAGATATTTTACCGCTTAAAGAAGCAGGTAATATCACACAAGGGAATGCTACGCGCTTAAATTGGGAGGATACCTGTCCTAAAAGTGAAGATGATGAAATTTATATTTTTGGGAATCCACCTTACCTCGGTTATAGCCGTCAAGATGAACACCAAAAAGAAGATATGAAAATTGTCTTTTCTTCAATAAAAAATTACAAAAAACTTGATTATATAGCTTGTTGGTTTTTCAAAGCTGCTGATTATATTCAAAACACCAAGAACCTGTTTGCATTTGTTTCAACAAATTCTATCTCACAAGGAGAACAAGTATCTATTTTGTGGCCATCAATATTTAATAAAAATCTTGAGATTTCATTTGCCCATCAATCTTTTAAATGGACAAATAATGCAAAAGGTAATGCGGGTGTTTCTGTAATAGTAATTGGAGTTACAAGATGCACAAAACAATTAAAGAAAATATATTTAGATAACAACTATATTTTGTCAGATAGTATTAATGCATACCTAGCACCTGGAAGAAATGTTTTTGTCCAGCCTCAAAAAAAAACACTTTCGAAGCTACCACTAATGATGCAAGGTTGTGCGCCAACAGATGATGGAAATTTAATATTTAGCGAAAATGAAAAAGATAGATTAATTGAAAAACATCCTGAAATTAGTGAACTTTTTAGGAGTTTTCTGGGTGCTAATGAATTTATGAAAGGTCAGAAAAGGTATTGCTTATGGATTAATGAAGAGAATAAGGAGTTGGCATATTCGATACCTGAAATAAGCGAAAGATTTGAAAAATGTAAAATTTTTAGGTTAAAAAGTAAGAAGCTTGCAACTAATAGAAAAGCTGAGACGCCTCACGAATTTGATGAAAACAGGCATCAAGAAACAGATTCAATTGTAATACCAAAAACAGGTTCAGAAAGAAGGAATTATATTCCAATTGGGTTTTTAAATTCAGAAACAATTGTTTCTAATGCTACGAGAGTAATCTATGATGCTGAATTTTGGTTGTTTGGATTAATTTCTTCAAGAATGCATATTGTTTGGGTAAAAGCTGTGGCAGGAAGATTAAAAAATGATATGCAATATTCTGTTACTTTATGCTATAATACATTTCCTTTCCCAGAAATCAATCAAAAGCAAAAAGAGCAAATCAATCTACACGTTTTTGAAGTATTAGAAGAACGAGAAAAACATTCAGGTAAAACCTTGGCGCAATTATACGACCCTGATAAAATGCCTAAAGGTTTAAGGGAAGCGCATCATCAATTAGATTTAGCAATAGAACGTTGTTATCGTTTAAAACCATTTGAGAGTGATACAGAACGTTTAGAATATCTTTTTAAAGAATATGAGAAGATGATAAATAAAAATACCTTGTTAGAAAAACCAAAAAGAACACGTAAAAATAATACGTAA
- a CDS encoding DUF6371 domain-containing protein has product MVRVQFKMTYKYTLDRTSKKFNCPSCGKKTLVCYIEVETSKYLESTIGRCDRESKCAYHKSPNGNKIITSSVLQKIEEPSSHDDNVIGGYGRNYSNNNFVQYLRQYFCTTDIEGVIRKYFIGTSTYWKGATIFWQVDHQMNVCAGKVMLYNGKNGKRVKKPRVFINWMHKVLQIDDFVLQQCLFGIHNLCDYKKGDTICIVESEKTAIIMSLFYPSYLWLATGSKTNLKLSVLKPLKDYKIIVYPDKSEYKSWNTKVEGFQKMGYTIICSDFLEDFKACEGTDLADVMI; this is encoded by the coding sequence ATGGTACGAGTTCAGTTTAAAATGACTTATAAATACACTTTAGACAGAACTAGTAAGAAGTTTAATTGCCCATCTTGTGGTAAGAAAACCTTAGTGTGTTACATTGAAGTAGAAACAAGCAAATATTTAGAATCTACAATAGGACGATGCGATAGAGAGTCTAAGTGTGCGTATCACAAAAGTCCTAACGGTAATAAAATAATTACATCTAGTGTATTACAGAAAATAGAAGAGCCATCTAGCCATGATGATAATGTTATTGGTGGTTATGGACGTAATTATAGTAACAATAATTTTGTGCAATACTTAAGACAATATTTCTGTACTACAGATATCGAAGGGGTAATAAGGAAATATTTTATTGGCACGTCGACGTATTGGAAAGGAGCAACCATATTTTGGCAAGTGGACCATCAAATGAATGTATGTGCAGGAAAAGTGATGTTATATAACGGTAAAAACGGTAAAAGAGTTAAGAAACCACGCGTATTTATCAACTGGATGCATAAGGTATTACAGATAGATGATTTTGTATTACAACAATGTTTGTTTGGAATACATAATTTATGCGATTACAAGAAAGGAGATACTATATGCATTGTTGAGTCTGAAAAAACGGCTATAATTATGAGCTTATTTTACCCTAGTTATTTGTGGTTAGCTACTGGGTCGAAAACGAATTTGAAATTATCAGTGTTAAAACCATTGAAAGACTATAAAATTATAGTTTATCCAGATAAGTCGGAATACAAAAGCTGGAATACAAAAGTGGAAGGTTTTCAAAAAATGGGATATACTATAATTTGTAGTGACTTTTTAGAAGATTTTAAAGCATGTGAAGGTACTGATCTTGCAGATGTTATGATTTAA
- a CDS encoding AAA family ATPase produces the protein MTFINDIHKEFSADLNKNQASLDALEHKDNCLIIKTANKWIDEAKNRPIPNMLFSEFWYENELCILFADTNLGKSVLAVQIADSISKGVAIHGFKYESEPKKVLYLDFELSDKQLEKRCSDNYNNHYKFHHNFYRAELNRDLELPKTVKTIEEYLCQSLSQYIDDYNIEVIIVDNLTYLNSDNEKAKDALGLMKFLNKLTKNNSISILVLCHTPKRYDSKPITNNDVSGSKMLMNFCDSSFAIGRSAKDHSLRYIKQIKQRNTEHMYHAENVITCTIGQDYNFLQFEFLEFGAESEHLQNFKSNDLDQRDADMMNLIAQNKSNVEIGKVLGITEGAVRKRKKALNL, from the coding sequence ATGACATTTATTAATGATATTCATAAGGAATTTAGTGCAGATTTAAATAAGAATCAAGCTTCATTAGATGCTCTAGAGCATAAAGATAATTGCTTAATAATAAAAACAGCAAACAAGTGGATTGATGAAGCGAAAAACCGTCCAATTCCAAATATGCTATTTAGTGAATTTTGGTATGAGAATGAATTGTGTATACTTTTTGCTGATACCAATCTTGGTAAATCGGTTCTTGCAGTTCAAATTGCGGATAGTATTAGCAAAGGTGTTGCAATTCATGGGTTTAAGTATGAATCAGAACCAAAGAAGGTGCTCTATTTAGATTTTGAGTTGTCTGACAAGCAACTTGAAAAACGTTGTTCAGATAATTACAATAATCACTATAAGTTTCATCATAATTTTTACAGAGCTGAGCTTAATAGAGATTTAGAACTTCCTAAGACTGTAAAGACAATTGAAGAATATTTGTGTCAAAGTTTATCGCAATATATCGATGATTATAATATCGAGGTAATTATAGTAGATAATCTCACTTATCTCAATAGTGATAATGAAAAAGCTAAGGACGCGCTTGGTCTAATGAAATTTTTGAATAAACTAACAAAAAATAATAGCATTTCTATTCTGGTTTTATGTCATACTCCAAAACGCTACGATTCTAAACCAATTACTAATAACGATGTTTCGGGTAGCAAAATGCTTATGAATTTTTGTGACAGTTCTTTTGCAATTGGTCGAAGTGCTAAAGATCATAGTTTAAGATATATAAAGCAAATTAAGCAGCGTAATACAGAACACATGTATCATGCAGAAAATGTTATTACATGTACTATTGGACAAGATTATAATTTTTTACAGTTTGAGTTTCTTGAGTTTGGAGCTGAATCAGAGCATTTACAGAATTTCAAATCTAACGACTTGGATCAGCGAGATGCAGACATGATGAATTTAATAGCTCAAAATAAGTCTAATGTTGAAATTGGTAAAGTATTAGGTATTACAGAAGGAGCAGTAAGAAAAAGAAAAAAAGCATTGAATCTTTAA
- a CDS encoding DUF6364 family protein gives METKINLRIEYNIKEKLDEYASQEGMHLSEYIRNIFRNHVGIKSEVSEEVYIDLPKTLIKNTFNEYEKSFDFTYLLTWLFHKYIFPLGSNNKDVIKTLKQRVERTINESSFSQELKLEFVKVLNDINRFLVESEYEKKQFYFPLKNHHLSFNYDMLMNEIWSKNH, from the coding sequence ATGGAGACTAAAATTAATTTAAGAATAGAGTACAATATAAAAGAAAAACTTGATGAATATGCTTCTCAGGAAGGTATGCATTTGTCAGAATATATTCGAAATATATTCAGAAATCATGTTGGTATAAAATCTGAAGTTAGTGAAGAGGTATACATTGACTTACCAAAAACACTAATTAAAAATACATTTAATGAATATGAGAAATCTTTTGATTTCACGTATTTATTAACATGGCTTTTTCACAAGTACATTTTTCCCTTAGGTTCCAATAACAAAGATGTTATTAAAACATTAAAGCAACGGGTTGAACGTACAATCAACGAAAGTAGTTTTAGTCAAGAATTAAAGTTGGAGTTTGTGAAGGTTCTAAATGATATCAACCGTTTTTTGGTTGAATCTGAATATGAAAAAAAGCAGTTTTATTTTCCATTGAAGAATCATCACTTGTCATTTAACTACGACATGCTGATGAATGAAATATGGTCTAAAAATCATTAA
- a CDS encoding helix-turn-helix domain-containing protein → MQLKLYIQKLNYVIYLLEILTRSISKEQIKDSSTSLESTLKIEGQYFTSKEACYFLKCSYTTLCEISKRGEIDTYGCGVNMCFKKSDILSFLIKQ, encoded by the coding sequence ATGCAATTAAAATTATACATCCAAAAGTTAAATTATGTGATTTATCTTTTGGAAATTCTTACCCGTTCTATTTCAAAGGAACAAATCAAAGATTCGAGTACTTCGTTAGAGAGTACATTAAAAATAGAAGGACAATATTTCACTTCTAAGGAAGCATGCTATTTTCTAAAATGTAGTTATACAACACTATGTGAAATTTCAAAACGCGGAGAAATAGACACCTATGGTTGTGGTGTAAACATGTGTTTTAAAAAGTCTGACATATTAAGTTTTTTAATAAAACAATAG